Proteins encoded by one window of Clostridium perfringens:
- a CDS encoding L,D-transpeptidase, which produces MDSNALKKYKSLNYTNFNSDMDSFVNSNNLESSTDYLLVTNLKTKYTYVYKKSNNKWIRMYKWISTVGKPSTPTRKGIFFINGRKAGFSGADYSVKYATRIVDGYYYHSILYDKTGKNIKDGRLGEALSHGCIRLNPDNAKWIYDNIPDNTTVLIA; this is translated from the coding sequence TTGGATAGTAATGCTTTAAAAAAATATAAATCTTTAAATTATACAAATTTTAATAGTGATATGGATTCCTTTGTTAATTCAAATAATCTAGAAAGTAGTACTGATTATCTTTTAGTAACTAATTTAAAAACTAAATATACCTATGTTTATAAGAAGTCTAATAATAAGTGGATAAGGATGTATAAATGGATTAGCACAGTAGGTAAACCTTCTACACCTACTAGAAAAGGAATTTTCTTTATTAATGGAAGAAAGGCAGGATTTTCTGGAGCAGATTATTCAGTAAAGTATGCTACAAGAATAGTGGATGGCTATTATTATCACTCAATATTATATGATAAGACTGGAAAGAATATAAAAGATGGTAGGCTTGGTGAGGCATTAAGTCATGGATGTATTAGACTTAATCCAGATAATGCTAAATGGATATATGATAATATACCAGATAATACTACGGTTTTAATAGCTTAG
- a CDS encoding Gfo/Idh/MocA family protein, translating into MKKLKWGILGPGSIARDFAQALNRVNGEVYAVASRNKERAEKFARENNVKKAYGSYDEIIKDKDIDVVYIATPHSNHYEYIIKSLNNNKHVLCEKAITVNERELEEALKIARENNLVLEEAMTLFHMPLYEKVIKKINNEDLGKVNMVQVSFGSFKEYDENNRFFNLDLAGGALLDIGTYALSFARYFLSSMPEEILSTVKKAKTGVDEESGIILKTKEDEVATISLAFRSKMPKRGIVSCDNGFITIDNFPRANKATINYLDGAVEVIECGEEEKALDYEVIFMEERIKENKESNSIDLTYDVTKIMNKVRKDWGIVYPFEK; encoded by the coding sequence ATGAAAAAACTTAAATGGGGAATATTGGGACCAGGAAGTATAGCTAGAGATTTTGCACAGGCTTTAAATAGGGTTAATGGAGAGGTTTATGCAGTAGCTTCTAGAAATAAGGAAAGAGCAGAGAAATTTGCAAGAGAAAACAATGTTAAAAAAGCTTATGGAAGCTATGATGAGATTATAAAAGACAAGGATATAGATGTAGTGTATATAGCAACACCACACAGTAATCATTATGAGTACATTATAAAAAGTTTAAATAATAATAAGCATGTTCTATGTGAAAAGGCTATAACTGTAAATGAAAGAGAATTAGAAGAAGCCTTAAAAATAGCAAGAGAGAATAACTTAGTTTTAGAAGAAGCAATGACCTTATTTCATATGCCTTTATATGAAAAGGTTATAAAGAAGATAAATAATGAAGACTTAGGAAAAGTGAATATGGTTCAAGTTTCCTTTGGAAGCTTCAAGGAATATGATGAAAATAACAGATTCTTTAATCTTGATTTAGCTGGAGGAGCATTATTAGATATTGGAACTTATGCTTTATCTTTTGCAAGATATTTCTTATCTAGTATGCCAGAGGAAATCTTAAGTACAGTTAAGAAGGCTAAAACTGGTGTAGATGAAGAGTCTGGAATAATATTAAAGACAAAGGAAGATGAAGTTGCAACTATATCCCTAGCCTTTAGATCTAAAATGCCTAAGAGAGGAATTGTTTCCTGTGACAATGGATTTATAACAATTGATAATTTCCCAAGAGCTAATAAGGCAACCATAAACTACTTAGATGGTGCAGTAGAAGTTATAGAGTGTGGAGAAGAGGAAAAGGCCTTAGATTATGAAGTTATCTTTATGGAAGAGAGAATAAAGGAAAATAAAGAATCTAATAGTATAGATTTAACATATGATGTTACAAAAATTATGAATAAGGTTAGAAAAGACTGGGGAATTGTTTATCCCTTTGAAAAATAA